In Chryseobacterium gleum, a single genomic region encodes these proteins:
- a CDS encoding M3 family metallopeptidase, which yields MKNISSVLLISALAFNQSCTTMKQTDIQQELPAPDPSLSSNPFMKKSKLQYEAPEFDKIKNEHFKPAFDFGLKQHEAEIIKIANNPAAPTFENTIVALEKSGEVLRRAQIVFSNLTSANTNPTLQALDEEYAPVFAAHSDKMYLNENLYKRIQSIKEDGLDSESKRLVQFYKQNFEIAGANLSAADKEKLKQINQELASLSTQYANKLLEARKQGGVFFSDAKELDGLSADEIAAAASDAKTAGQPGKYLLALQNTTQQPLLQNLKNRATREKLFKASWTRAEKGDANDTRATIEQLAKLRLKKAQILGKKNFAEWKLQDQMAKTPEAATKLMNQIATPAVETARREAKDIQDLIDQQKGGFKVEPWDWNFYAEQVRKAKFDLDESEIKPYFEITTVLEKGVFFAAEKFYGLTFKKRTDLPVYHPDVVTYEVFDHDGKSIAIYYLDFYTRDSKNGGAWMSNFVEQSYLLGTKPVIVNCYNYQKPAPGKPSLISYDDVSTIFHEFGHSIHGMFASQKYPSLSGTNVPRDFVEFPSQINEHWALDPVVLKNYAVHYETKQPIPQALVEKIKKAATFNQGYMTTELVSAAELDMDWHTVSNESQFIPVLDFEKQSLANHGFNLATVPPRYHTPYFAHIWGGGYSAGYYAYLWSETLDNDAWEWISKNGGLTRENGDRFRKYILSVGNSVDLNQAFRDFTGHDPDIKPLLRNRGFIK from the coding sequence ATGAAGAATATTTCATCGGTATTATTAATTTCTGCCTTGGCGTTCAATCAATCTTGTACTACAATGAAACAGACCGATATTCAACAGGAGCTTCCTGCCCCTGATCCCTCTTTATCTTCAAATCCTTTTATGAAGAAGAGCAAGCTTCAATACGAAGCTCCGGAGTTTGACAAAATTAAAAACGAACATTTCAAACCTGCTTTTGACTTTGGTTTAAAGCAACATGAAGCTGAAATCATCAAAATTGCCAACAATCCGGCAGCCCCTACTTTTGAAAATACCATCGTAGCATTGGAAAAAAGCGGTGAAGTATTGAGAAGAGCACAAATTGTTTTCTCTAATCTTACCAGTGCCAATACGAACCCTACTTTGCAGGCTTTGGATGAAGAATATGCTCCTGTTTTCGCAGCACATTCTGATAAAATGTACCTTAATGAAAATCTTTACAAAAGAATACAATCCATTAAAGAAGACGGCCTTGATTCTGAAAGTAAGAGACTGGTTCAGTTTTATAAGCAAAACTTTGAAATTGCAGGTGCCAATCTTTCTGCAGCTGACAAAGAAAAATTAAAGCAGATCAATCAGGAACTGGCTTCTCTTTCTACCCAATATGCCAACAAATTACTGGAAGCAAGAAAGCAGGGAGGTGTATTTTTCTCAGATGCAAAAGAACTTGACGGACTTTCCGCTGATGAAATTGCAGCGGCTGCATCTGATGCCAAAACGGCAGGCCAGCCGGGAAAATATCTTCTGGCTTTACAAAATACTACGCAGCAACCTCTTTTACAAAATTTAAAAAACAGAGCAACCAGAGAAAAGCTGTTCAAAGCTTCATGGACAAGAGCTGAAAAAGGGGATGCTAATGATACAAGAGCAACTATTGAACAACTCGCTAAACTGAGACTGAAAAAAGCTCAGATTCTGGGAAAGAAAAATTTTGCAGAGTGGAAACTTCAGGATCAGATGGCAAAAACTCCTGAAGCAGCAACAAAGCTGATGAACCAGATTGCTACTCCGGCAGTGGAAACAGCCAGACGTGAAGCAAAAGACATTCAGGATCTTATCGACCAGCAAAAAGGAGGTTTTAAAGTAGAGCCATGGGACTGGAATTTCTATGCTGAACAGGTAAGAAAAGCAAAGTTTGACCTGGACGAAAGTGAAATAAAACCTTATTTTGAAATTACAACCGTTCTTGAAAAAGGAGTTTTCTTCGCTGCCGAAAAATTCTATGGATTAACTTTCAAAAAGAGAACAGATCTTCCGGTTTATCACCCTGACGTAGTAACGTATGAAGTTTTTGATCATGATGGAAAATCTATCGCCATCTATTATCTGGATTTCTATACAAGAGATTCTAAAAACGGAGGGGCATGGATGAGTAATTTTGTTGAGCAGTCTTATCTATTAGGAACAAAACCTGTAATCGTTAATTGCTACAATTATCAGAAACCGGCTCCGGGGAAACCTTCACTGATCAGTTATGATGATGTTTCAACCATCTTCCATGAATTCGGACATTCTATTCACGGAATGTTTGCCAGCCAGAAATATCCTTCGCTTTCAGGAACGAATGTACCGAGAGACTTTGTGGAATTCCCTTCTCAGATCAACGAGCATTGGGCTTTAGATCCTGTCGTTCTGAAAAACTATGCCGTTCATTATGAAACAAAACAGCCTATTCCACAGGCTTTGGTAGAAAAAATCAAAAAGGCAGCTACATTCAATCAGGGCTATATGACTACTGAATTGGTTTCTGCGGCTGAACTTGATATGGATTGGCATACTGTAAGCAATGAAAGCCAGTTTATTCCTGTTCTTGATTTTGAAAAGCAGTCATTAGCCAATCATGGATTCAATTTAGCAACGGTTCCACCAAGGTATCACACACCTTATTTCGCCCACATCTGGGGAGGTGGATATTCTGCAGGATATTATGCTTACTTATGGTCTGAAACACTGGACAATGATGCATGGGAATGGATCAGCAAAAATGGCGGATTGACCAGAGAAAATGGTGACCGTTTCAGAAAATATATTCTATCAGTAGGAAATTCTGTAGATCTCAACCAGGCATTCAGAGACTTTACAGGACACGATCCGGATATCAAACCTTTATTGAGAAACAGAGGGTTTATTAAATAA
- a CDS encoding GIN domain-containing protein codes for MKTGTLFIFSALVALTSCNDKHENRNRDREGDRGNWVEKVVSKETGPMQHKEFTGDFDEIQVSQAIEAEVIKSETEKVEISAPQSIIDEILIDNDGGKLHIHYKPGIRVMNISKVTAKIYAKDFKKLLADSAARIIVKDKFTQEKTDIEASSAGSISGDLEANDMDINVSSSSSFDGKIWAINLDIESSSGSTLDLSGKAKKADISASSGSSVSAKGVIADDVEADASSGASVHISAVSSVKAGASSGGSVDISKKGELKNVIKEESSGGSVNIQ; via the coding sequence ATGAAAACAGGGACTTTATTTATTTTTTCAGCCTTAGTGGCATTGACTTCATGTAATGATAAACATGAGAACAGAAACAGAGACAGGGAAGGCGACAGAGGTAATTGGGTAGAAAAAGTGGTAAGCAAAGAAACCGGCCCGATGCAGCATAAAGAATTTACAGGAGACTTTGATGAAATTCAGGTTTCACAGGCTATTGAAGCTGAGGTTATAAAATCTGAAACGGAAAAAGTAGAAATTTCGGCACCTCAAAGTATCATTGATGAAATTCTTATAGATAATGATGGCGGAAAACTTCACATTCATTATAAACCGGGGATCAGAGTAATGAACATCAGCAAAGTGACTGCGAAAATTTATGCAAAGGATTTTAAAAAACTTTTAGCAGATTCAGCCGCGCGAATTATTGTAAAAGATAAATTTACCCAGGAAAAAACAGACATCGAAGCTTCAAGTGCAGGAAGTATTTCCGGAGATCTGGAGGCTAACGATATGGATATCAACGTAAGCAGCAGCAGTAGCTTTGATGGTAAAATATGGGCCATAAACCTTGATATTGAATCTTCTTCAGGATCTACTCTTGATCTTTCAGGAAAAGCAAAAAAAGCAGATATCAGTGCCTCTTCAGGCAGCAGTGTTTCAGCCAAAGGAGTAATTGCAGATGATGTAGAAGCAGATGCTTCCAGCGGGGCAAGTGTTCACATCAGTGCTGTTTCCAGTGTGAAAGCCGGTGCTTCATCCGGAGGAAGTGTGGATATCTCCAAAAAAGGAGAACTTAAGAATGTAATCAAGGAGGAAAGCAGTGGTGGAAGCGTAAACATCCAATAA
- a CDS encoding monovalent cation:proton antiporter-2 (CPA2) family protein — MESSLAMNTLIFLGVAIIMVPLARKLGLSSVIGYILGGIIIGPYVLRLTGKNVDDIMHASEFGVIMLLFLVGLELEPRKFWEMRKKIMGLGLSQMVLTIALLFVVFISAGWRIDKAVAIAMCFALSSTAIVLQTLQEKNNLKTTAGEASFSTLLFQDISVIPILAILPIIANYKAKHHDNEIQILIQKLPEWLQAGTVIFGVALLILLGRYVFVPFLRYVSKSGMTELLTASSLFLVIGVSELMVVIGLSPALGAFLAGVMLANSEFRHELEAQIDPFKGLLLAVFFVSVGSTINFNIIQKDPLFIFSTVFAVLVVKFIVLYTIGKFFRIDTPQSLFYAFALSQVGEFAFVLLNYASDLYLLGPEMNAQMMAVTAITMCITPILLIINDKFITPKFIKEIPEEEHDFNILGSEVTQKKIIIVGFGHFGSTVGRLLKANKIPATVLDRDSDRVKLLRSYGFKVYYGDATRIPILRAAGIEDAEILVLCLDDPDDNKFIAELVREHYPDVKIFVRAKNRIDAYDYLNNGINHIYRETLGTAVDMAVDVLHETGMRKYAARRLGQRFMAIDKASIRKLAKMKEEDDDITLFTTKEILQREEELLAYDNLNFDNKNWEGSSSADEEDEEESQD; from the coding sequence ATGGAATCCAGCTTAGCGATGAACACATTAATTTTTCTGGGTGTAGCCATTATCATGGTTCCATTGGCCAGGAAATTAGGGCTGAGCTCTGTGATTGGTTATATCCTGGGTGGAATTATTATAGGTCCATATGTACTCAGGCTTACAGGAAAAAATGTAGATGATATCATGCACGCCAGTGAATTTGGTGTTATCATGCTTTTGTTTCTTGTAGGATTAGAACTGGAACCCCGGAAATTCTGGGAAATGCGGAAGAAAATAATGGGACTGGGACTTTCCCAGATGGTACTTACGATTGCATTATTATTCGTTGTATTCATCAGTGCAGGATGGAGAATAGACAAAGCGGTTGCCATTGCTATGTGTTTTGCGCTATCTTCCACGGCAATTGTTCTGCAGACCTTACAGGAAAAAAATAACCTCAAGACCACTGCCGGAGAAGCCTCATTCTCCACCCTCCTTTTTCAGGACATTTCAGTGATTCCTATTCTGGCAATACTTCCAATTATAGCCAATTACAAGGCCAAGCATCACGATAATGAAATCCAGATTCTGATTCAGAAACTGCCGGAATGGCTTCAGGCAGGAACTGTAATTTTCGGTGTTGCCTTGCTTATTTTATTAGGAAGATATGTTTTTGTTCCCTTTCTTCGTTATGTTTCAAAATCGGGTATGACAGAGCTGCTGACGGCTTCTTCTCTATTCCTCGTTATCGGGGTTTCAGAGCTGATGGTTGTTATTGGTCTTTCACCCGCTCTGGGAGCTTTCCTTGCCGGGGTGATGCTGGCCAACAGTGAATTCCGTCATGAGCTGGAAGCACAGATTGATCCGTTCAAGGGACTTTTACTGGCTGTATTTTTTGTCAGTGTAGGTTCTACTATTAATTTTAATATTATTCAGAAAGATCCCTTGTTTATATTCAGTACTGTTTTTGCTGTACTGGTTGTAAAATTTATCGTTTTATACACCATCGGAAAATTTTTCAGAATAGATACTCCTCAAAGTCTTTTTTATGCATTTGCGCTTTCCCAGGTAGGAGAATTTGCTTTTGTACTGCTTAATTATGCATCTGATCTTTATCTGTTAGGTCCCGAGATGAATGCACAGATGATGGCCGTTACGGCAATTACCATGTGTATCACTCCTATCCTGCTTATTATCAATGATAAATTTATTACTCCGAAATTCATTAAAGAAATTCCGGAAGAAGAGCACGATTTTAATATCCTTGGAAGTGAAGTTACCCAAAAGAAAATTATCATTGTAGGTTTTGGTCATTTCGGAAGTACCGTGGGACGTCTTTTAAAAGCTAATAAAATACCAGCAACAGTTCTGGACCGTGATTCTGATCGTGTAAAACTGCTCAGAAGCTACGGCTTTAAAGTATATTATGGTGATGCTACCAGAATTCCTATTCTAAGGGCAGCAGGAATTGAAGATGCCGAGATTCTTGTTTTATGTCTGGATGATCCGGATGATAATAAGTTTATTGCGGAACTGGTACGCGAACATTATCCCGATGTGAAAATTTTTGTAAGGGCTAAAAACAGGATTGATGCTTATGACTATCTCAATAACGGGATCAATCATATCTACCGTGAAACCTTAGGAACAGCAGTTGATATGGCTGTGGATGTTCTTCATGAAACAGGAATGAGAAAATATGCAGCAAGACGTCTGGGACAAAGGTTTATGGCTATTGATAAAGCCTCAATCCGGAAGCTGGCAAAAATGAAAGAAGAAGATGACGACATTACCCTCTTTACCACAAAAGAAATCCTCCAGCGTGAGGAGGAATTGTTAGCTTACGATAATCTTAATTTTGATAATAAAAACTGGGAAGGTTCCTCATCCGCTGATGAAGAAGATGAGGAAGAATCCCAGGATTAG
- a CDS encoding NAD(P)H-dependent oxidoreductase, whose amino-acid sequence MKKTLVVFAHPYLEHSNSNVELINFYVRHQHYTLRDLYEEYPDFHIAAFRERKRLKNYDRFIFQFPLIWFGMPPLLRLWIDEVFDRDWLKEGEYNPLEGKEVYILVTTGGKERSFSKTGTYQYTIDELISGLIVSLKVFKADIKHIKIVYEANKLSKKEIILHKKEFTELLNQ is encoded by the coding sequence ATGAAGAAGACGCTGGTAGTATTTGCACACCCTTATCTGGAGCACTCCAATTCGAATGTAGAGCTCATCAATTTCTACGTTCGCCACCAGCATTATACCTTAAGAGATCTTTATGAAGAATATCCTGACTTTCATATCGCTGCCTTCAGAGAAAGGAAACGTCTTAAAAATTACGATAGGTTTATTTTCCAGTTTCCCCTGATATGGTTCGGAATGCCGCCTCTCCTCAGGTTATGGATTGATGAAGTATTCGACAGAGACTGGCTTAAAGAGGGCGAATACAATCCACTGGAAGGAAAAGAAGTTTATATTCTGGTCACTACCGGAGGAAAAGAAAGATCTTTCAGTAAAACCGGCACATACCAGTATACCATAGATGAACTGATCAGCGGACTGATAGTTTCTTTAAAAGTTTTCAAAGCAGATATTAAGCATATCAAAATCGTTTACGAGGCCAACAAATTATCCAAAAAAGAAATTATTTTACATAAAAAAGAATTCACAGAACTCCTTAATCAATAA
- a CDS encoding TPM domain-containing protein produces the protein MKLRSLKIVFSFLLLCFYTFVSAQYTIPEKPAVLYPVFDEAGLLSQQEKDALNNKLIKFADSTSTEIEVVIIRSTKGEDVNFLATMFGEKWKIGKKDVDNGVVFLIATEDRTMSIQQGRAVEQYLTASVAGQILDYIVTPNFKKGLWYEGINGGTSAIMEAVQGKFKPVATTAPSGNGSAFKVLIIAFVIFIIIAILFGNRGGGRGGNNDDDDDVIITRRGRRNYPGGFFPFPGSFGGGGFGGGSSGGGGGFGGFGGGGSFGGGGASGGW, from the coding sequence ATGAAATTACGTTCTCTTAAAATAGTATTTTCATTTTTATTACTATGCTTTTACACATTTGTATCAGCACAGTATACTATTCCCGAAAAACCTGCAGTGCTGTATCCTGTTTTTGATGAAGCCGGACTGCTTTCACAGCAGGAAAAGGATGCGCTCAATAATAAACTGATCAAGTTTGCAGATTCTACCTCAACGGAAATTGAAGTGGTGATCATCCGCTCTACCAAAGGGGAAGATGTCAACTTTCTGGCAACCATGTTTGGTGAGAAATGGAAAATCGGGAAGAAAGATGTGGATAACGGAGTGGTTTTCCTGATTGCAACAGAAGACAGAACAATGTCTATCCAGCAGGGACGTGCCGTGGAACAATATCTTACAGCTTCAGTAGCTGGACAGATCCTGGATTATATCGTCACTCCAAATTTCAAGAAAGGACTTTGGTATGAGGGAATCAATGGAGGAACCTCAGCCATTATGGAGGCAGTTCAGGGAAAATTCAAACCGGTAGCGACAACGGCTCCTTCCGGTAACGGAAGTGCTTTTAAAGTTCTGATCATCGCTTTTGTTATTTTCATCATTATTGCCATTCTTTTTGGAAACAGAGGCGGCGGACGCGGTGGAAACAATGACGACGACGATGATGTAATTATCACCAGAAGAGGACGCAGAAATTATCCTGGTGGTTTCTTCCCATTCCCTGGAAGCTTCGGAGGAGGTGGCTTTGGAGGCGGAAGTTCCGGCGGTGGCGGCGGATTCGGAGGCTTCGGCGGTGGCGGAAGCTTTGGAGGCGGTGGTGCATCCGGAGGCTGGTAA
- a CDS encoding TPM domain-containing protein, with protein MGNFLTNQQIASLVEAIQSAEDHSTGEIRVHIDSNTENRDAKTAFEVFKKLGMDKTTDRNAVLFHVNFEQKYLTIIGDIGIHEKVKQSYWDHLHDYITAEFAKGNYYKALKSAILETGLELKKHFPVKGENPNQLPNEITFS; from the coding sequence ATGGGTAATTTCCTAACAAATCAACAGATCGCTTCCCTTGTGGAAGCGATTCAGTCTGCGGAAGATCATTCTACGGGAGAGATCAGGGTGCATATTGATTCCAATACGGAAAACCGCGATGCCAAAACAGCTTTTGAGGTTTTCAAAAAACTCGGTATGGACAAAACCACTGACAGAAATGCGGTTCTTTTCCATGTCAATTTTGAACAGAAATATCTTACTATCATTGGCGATATAGGAATCCATGAAAAGGTAAAGCAGAGTTACTGGGATCATCTTCACGATTACATTACCGCTGAATTTGCCAAAGGAAATTATTACAAAGCACTGAAAAGTGCTATCCTGGAAACAGGACTTGAACTCAAAAAACATTTTCCTGTAAAAGGAGAAAATCCAAACCAACTCCCAAATGAAATTACGTTCTCTTAA
- a CDS encoding LemA family protein — MKNKGCLGAGTIGIALLIIVAVLFFWGKSGYNNFVNKEQTVNAKWSNVETVYQKRANLIPNLERTVKSYSKFEQETLTQVVEARSKATSINIDPTNMTEADLAKFQAAQGELSGALSRLMAVVESYPNLKADQQYINFQREYTAIENSIRTETVYYNDAAQDYNTSIKTFPNNILANFTNFKEKPYFKADAGAQKAPEVFK, encoded by the coding sequence ATGAAAAATAAAGGATGTCTGGGTGCAGGAACCATTGGTATCGCCCTCCTTATTATTGTTGCTGTTCTATTCTTCTGGGGAAAAAGCGGCTATAACAATTTTGTTAACAAAGAACAGACTGTGAACGCAAAATGGTCTAATGTAGAAACAGTATATCAGAAGAGAGCCAACCTTATCCCTAACCTTGAAAGAACCGTAAAATCGTATTCAAAATTTGAGCAGGAAACTTTAACACAGGTTGTGGAAGCACGTTCCAAAGCTACTTCTATCAATATTGATCCAACGAATATGACTGAAGCTGATCTGGCAAAATTTCAGGCTGCACAGGGAGAACTATCCGGAGCATTGAGCAGATTGATGGCTGTGGTAGAGTCTTATCCTAACTTAAAAGCGGACCAGCAGTATATCAATTTTCAGAGAGAGTACACTGCTATCGAAAACAGCATCAGAACTGAAACTGTTTATTACAACGATGCTGCACAGGATTACAACACGTCTATCAAGACTTTCCCGAATAATATTCTGGCGAATTTCACCAACTTTAAAGAAAAACCTTATTTCAAAGCTGATGCAGGAGCTCAGAAAGCCCCTGAAGTATTCAAATAA
- a CDS encoding dihydrofolate reductase: protein MTTIVVAMGEKNEIGFENQLLWHLPKDLKHFKEITSGHPVIMGRKTYESIGKALPNRTNIVVSRKKDWFEEGILIVGSIKEALKFAKKIDEEVFVIGGGNIYEQTMDVVDRLEVTLVKADLEADTFFPKIDPKIWKMTNEICHEKDEKNGYDFCFQTFERIKKEV, encoded by the coding sequence ATGACAACAATAGTGGTGGCGATGGGAGAGAAAAATGAGATTGGTTTTGAAAACCAGTTGCTTTGGCATCTTCCCAAAGATTTGAAACATTTTAAGGAAATTACTTCAGGGCATCCGGTTATTATGGGAAGAAAAACATATGAAAGTATCGGAAAAGCCCTTCCAAACCGTACCAACATTGTTGTGTCAAGAAAAAAAGACTGGTTTGAGGAAGGAATTCTAATTGTAGGAAGCATCAAGGAAGCATTGAAATTTGCAAAAAAGATTGATGAAGAAGTTTTCGTGATCGGAGGTGGAAATATCTATGAGCAGACTATGGATGTGGTAGACAGACTTGAAGTTACCTTAGTGAAAGCAGATCTTGAAGCGGATACATTTTTCCCGAAAATAGATCCTAAAATCTGGAAAATGACCAATGAAATCTGTCATGAAAAAGATGAAAAGAACGGTTATGATTTCTGTTTCCAGACGTTTGAAAGAATAAAAAAAGAAGTATAG
- a CDS encoding trimeric intracellular cation channel family protein yields MHEQFNFAIEVLGTIAFSMSGSFAAMQKRLDPFGVLIIAFVTSVGGGTVRDLLLDIPVFWMHDLLTCGLILVTSIFSMVFKSLEKNFKVTLFIFDSFGLGLFTIIGVQKGLNAGIHPMICIALGTITGCFGGIIRDILLNRIPLIFRKEIYATACIVGGAAFLLMTRYAPFSYTFVQVFTILLIVAIRTFAVKYHWQIPKFYGHDHSSEM; encoded by the coding sequence ATGCACGAACAGTTCAATTTTGCAATAGAAGTCCTGGGGACCATTGCCTTTTCCATGTCTGGAAGTTTTGCAGCGATGCAGAAACGGCTGGATCCGTTCGGGGTACTTATTATCGCATTTGTAACCTCTGTGGGAGGAGGAACTGTAAGAGACCTGCTTCTTGATATTCCTGTATTCTGGATGCATGATCTGCTCACATGTGGGCTGATTCTGGTAACCAGCATTTTTTCAATGGTTTTCAAATCCCTTGAAAAAAATTTCAAGGTAACCTTGTTTATTTTCGACAGCTTTGGTCTTGGCTTATTTACTATTATCGGAGTTCAGAAGGGTTTAAATGCAGGTATTCATCCCATGATCTGTATTGCATTGGGAACCATAACCGGGTGTTTCGGAGGGATAATCCGGGATATACTGCTTAACAGAATTCCATTGATTTTCAGAAAGGAAATTTACGCTACAGCATGTATTGTAGGAGGAGCAGCATTTCTTCTGATGACCAGGTATGCACCGTTTTCCTATACTTTTGTGCAGGTCTTCACTATTTTACTGATTGTTGCCATACGAACATTTGCTGTCAAATACCATTGGCAGATCCCAAAGTTCTATGGTCATGATCACAGTTCGGAAATGTAG
- a CDS encoding four helix bundle protein, producing the protein MSNFDRVDFNQIFRERTKSFSIAIIRALSSLPYSDDISIIRKQIIRSATSVAANYRAVSRARSDKEKFAKMCIVVEEIDETQLWLEIIEELEYVSPEKILHLKTECEELVKVMTTYKFKLSQI; encoded by the coding sequence ATGAGTAATTTTGATAGAGTAGATTTTAACCAAATTTTCCGCGAAAGAACCAAAAGTTTTTCTATTGCTATCATTAGAGCGCTATCTTCATTACCTTATTCGGATGATATTTCAATAATAAGGAAACAAATTATCAGATCCGCAACTTCTGTGGCAGCCAATTACAGAGCAGTATCCAGAGCAAGATCAGATAAAGAAAAGTTTGCTAAAATGTGTATCGTAGTCGAAGAAATTGATGAAACTCAGCTTTGGCTTGAAATTATTGAAGAATTAGAATATGTAAGTCCGGAAAAAATTTTACATTTAAAAACAGAATGTGAAGAACTTGTAAAAGTTATGACGACATATAAATTTAAGCTATCGCAAATTTAA
- the coaD gene encoding pantetheine-phosphate adenylyltransferase: MKIAVFPGSFDPITLGHYDIIERAAPLFDKLIIAIGQNSQKKYMFPLEKRMEFIQNSVAEFPNVEVDYFEGLTVDYCFEKNAQYIIRGLRNPADFEFEKAIAHTNRTLAHKKLETVFLLTSSGKSFISSSIVREIINHGGEYELLVPESVRVER; the protein is encoded by the coding sequence ATGAAAATTGCTGTTTTCCCAGGGTCTTTTGACCCGATTACACTAGGACATTACGATATTATAGAAAGAGCAGCTCCGCTATTTGATAAATTAATTATCGCTATCGGACAGAACTCTCAGAAAAAATATATGTTCCCTCTTGAAAAAAGAATGGAATTTATCCAGAATTCAGTCGCTGAATTTCCCAATGTGGAGGTAGATTATTTTGAAGGACTTACTGTGGATTACTGTTTTGAAAAAAACGCACAATACATCATCAGAGGTCTTAGAAATCCGGCCGATTTCGAGTTTGAAAAAGCAATTGCCCATACCAACAGGACTTTAGCCCACAAAAAACTGGAAACGGTATTCTTACTGACTTCTTCAGGAAAATCTTTCATCAGCAGCAGTATTGTAAGAGAGATCATTAATCACGGAGGTGAATACGAATTATTGGTTCCTGAATCCGTGAGAGTGGAGCGATAA
- a CDS encoding D-alanine--D-alanine ligase produces the protein MNKKSVAVVMGGYSDEYVVSLKSGQLIYDSLDRNLYDVYKVVVLKDEWYFLGENDKKYAINRGDFSVTLDNGETLQFDVCFNIIHGTPGENGILQAYWDAIGQKYTGCGFYQSALTFNKKDTLAVLSKYGIPSAKSIYLRKGEDINVDEIVSELKLPLFVKPNQSGSSLGISKVKEKSELIAATEIAFKEDDEILIESFLNGMEVSVGVIDFKGETIVLGITEIVPTNEFFDYEAKYEGASEEITPARIDEETTKRVEEIAKRAYNSLGMSGFSRSEYILMDGIPYMLEMNTNPGFSPASILPQQAKHYGISIMDLCGNEVEKALNK, from the coding sequence ATGAATAAAAAAAGTGTTGCCGTAGTAATGGGAGGCTATTCTGATGAATATGTCGTTTCCTTAAAAAGCGGACAATTGATTTATGATTCTCTGGACAGAAATCTCTATGACGTATATAAAGTAGTAGTTCTTAAAGATGAATGGTATTTTTTAGGAGAAAATGATAAAAAATATGCCATCAACAGAGGTGATTTTTCTGTGACTTTGGATAATGGAGAGACCTTACAATTTGATGTCTGCTTCAATATCATCCACGGAACACCGGGAGAAAACGGAATTCTTCAGGCATACTGGGACGCCATAGGTCAAAAATATACAGGCTGCGGTTTTTACCAGAGCGCGCTTACATTCAATAAAAAAGATACACTGGCTGTACTTTCAAAATATGGGATTCCTTCTGCGAAAAGCATTTATTTAAGAAAAGGTGAAGACATTAATGTAGATGAAATCGTATCAGAGCTGAAGCTTCCTTTATTTGTAAAACCTAATCAATCCGGATCTTCTCTGGGAATTTCAAAAGTAAAAGAAAAATCTGAGCTGATTGCTGCTACTGAAATTGCCTTCAAAGAAGATGATGAAATTCTGATCGAAAGTTTCTTAAACGGAATGGAAGTATCTGTAGGAGTTATTGATTTTAAAGGAGAAACCATTGTTTTAGGAATCACAGAAATTGTTCCTACCAATGAGTTCTTCGATTATGAGGCAAAATATGAAGGTGCTTCTGAAGAAATTACACCGGCTAGAATTGACGAAGAAACCACAAAAAGAGTGGAGGAAATTGCAAAAAGAGCTTACAATTCATTAGGAATGAGTGGTTTTTCAAGAAGCGAATATATTCTGATGGACGGTATTCCTTACATGCTGGAAATGAACACCAACCCTGGGTTCTCTCCTGCAAGTATTCTCCCTCAGCAGGCAAAACATTATGGAATTTCCATCATGGATCTTTGTGGAAATGAAGTAGAAAAAGCGCTTAATAAATAA